Proteins found in one Oncorhynchus mykiss isolate Arlee chromosome 3, USDA_OmykA_1.1, whole genome shotgun sequence genomic segment:
- the LOC110520289 gene encoding trans-1,2-dihydrobenzene-1,2-diol dehydrogenase translates to MATRWGICSAGKISHDFSVALRTLPHDDHQIVAVAARNLHHAQEFAKKHNIPRVYGSYEELAKDSDIDVVYVGTIHSHHLSTGKLFLTSHKNVLIEKPLAMNLREVLELTNTAKENDVFLMEAIWTRFFPVSVEVGRLLGQGEVGEVQMVRADLGAPLTHIPRLTHRELGGGALLDLGIYCLQFVFMVFNGERPESIQAMGYCIDTGVDGTVVLVLKFSGNRMAVCTCSITMMLTNDAVITGTKGTIKVPNHMWCPTSLEVNGEVTQYPLPEPSLPLNFIHSTGLRYEAEEVRQCLLKELKESSGMPWSHSHLLAEVMDEARRQVGVTYNQDSVQ, encoded by the exons ATGGCAACACGGTGGGGAATCTGCAGTGCAGGGAAAATCAGCCACGACTTTTCAGTTGCTCTGAGGACCCTACCTCACGACGACCACCAG ATTGTGGCTGTTGCTGCTCGGAATCTCCATCATGCACaagagtttgccaaaaagcacaaCATCCCAAGAGTCTATGGGAGCTATGAGGAGCTAGCAAAAGACTCAGACATAG ATGTGGTGTATGTGGGAACCATCCACTCTCACCACCTGAGCACAGGTAAGCTCTTCTTGACCTCCCATAAGAACGTGCTCATAGAGAAACCCCTGGCCATGAATCTAAGAGAGGTACTGGAGCTCACCAACACAGCCAAGGAGAATGATGTATTTCTGATGGAG GCCATCTGGACTCGTTTCTTCCCTGTGTCTGTAGAGGTGGGCAGGCTGCTGGGCCAGGGTGAGGTGGGAGAGGTCCAGATGGTAAGGGCCGACCTGGGAGcccccctcacacacatccctcgccTGACCCATAGAGAGCTGGGTGGAGGGGCACTACTGGACCTGGGGATCTACTGCCTGCAGTTTGTCTTCATGGTGTTCAATGGGGAGAGACCGGAGTCCATCCAAGCCATGGGATACTGTATTGACACAG GAGTGGATGGAACAGTAGTTTTGGTCTTAAAGTTCTCTGGGAACAGAATGGCTGTTTGCACGTGCTCCATCACGATGATGCTGACAAATGATGCTGTTATCACTGGGACCAAGGGGACCATCAAG GTCCCCAACCACATGTGGTGTCCTACGAGCCTGGAGGTGAATGGAGAGGTGACGCAATACCCTCTCCCTGAGCCCAGCCTTCCCCTCAACTTCATTCACAGTACTGGGCTGCGCTACGAAGCAGAGGAGGTCAGGCAGTGTCTGCTTAAAG AGCTGAAGGAGAGCTCTGGAATGCCTTGGTCACACTCACACCTTCTCGCCGAGGTCATGGATGAAGCCAGAAGACAAGTGGGAGTGACATATAATCAAGACAGCGTCCAATGA